From the genome of Methanothermobacter sp., one region includes:
- a CDS encoding ribonuclease P protein component 1 codes for MITPRNVFRHELIGLKVKVAESPHKNFKGLKGKVIDETKNTLKIELKDGKEVIIPKNVAKFHFKLPDGQVVEIDGRIIVGRPEERIKKKFKKI; via the coding sequence ATGATAACACCAAGGAACGTATTTAGACATGAACTCATAGGCTTAAAAGTCAAAGTAGCAGAAAGCCCACACAAAAACTTCAAAGGCCTCAAGGGCAAAGTCATAGACGAAACAAAAAACACACTCAAAATAGAACTAAAAGATGGAAAAGAGGTCATAATACCCAAGAACGTGGCAAAATTCCACTTCAAATTACCAGACGGCCAAGTAGTGGAAATAGACGGGCGAATAATAGTAGGCCGTCCAGAAGAACGGATAAAAAAGAAATTTAAAAAAATTTAA
- a CDS encoding 30S ribosomal protein S14, which translates to MPRKYGKASRKCSRCGDHSAIVRRYGLMLCRQCFRELAPKIGFKKYN; encoded by the coding sequence ATGCCAAGAAAATACGGGAAAGCATCACGGAAATGTTCAAGATGTGGCGATCATTCAGCCATCGTAAGAAGATACGGGTTAATGTTATGCAGACAATGCTTCAGAGAACTCGCACCAAAAATAGGCTTCAAAAAATACAACTAA
- a CDS encoding 30S ribosomal protein S8 has product MTLMDPLANALTNIRNNELRGNTKCIISPASKLIGQVLRTMQKEGYIGEFEYVDDGRAGKFIVELEGNINHCGVIKPRHAVKKDEFEKFEKRYLPARDFGILIVTTPQGIMTHKEAKEKGIGGRLLAYIY; this is encoded by the coding sequence ATGACACTAATGGATCCACTCGCCAATGCACTGACAAACATCAGAAACAACGAACTTAGAGGAAACACCAAATGTATAATATCACCAGCCTCCAAACTCATCGGACAAGTACTAAGGACAATGCAAAAAGAAGGATACATAGGCGAATTCGAATACGTTGACGACGGCAGAGCCGGTAAATTCATAGTAGAATTAGAAGGGAACATAAACCACTGCGGAGTCATAAAACCAAGACATGCCGTCAAAAAAGACGAATTCGAAAAATTCGAAAAAAGATACTTACCAGCCAGAGACTTTGGAATACTCATAGTCACAACACCGCAGGGCATAATGACCCACAAAGAAGCCAAAGAAAAAGGGATAGGCGGCAGACTACTAGCCTACATCTACTAA
- the rplX gene encoding 50S ribosomal protein L24, protein MARKRPRSKQPRKQRKFLHNAPLHIRHKIMSANLSKELRKEYNRRSLPVRKGDKVEIMRGDFKGHQGRIEKVDLKNYKVYVEGATIQKVDGTTTYFPIHPSNLQIIELNLEDEKRIKVLERKG, encoded by the coding sequence ATGGCTAGGAAAAGGCCAAGATCAAAACAACCAAGGAAACAGAGGAAATTCCTCCATAATGCACCTTTACACATTCGTCACAAGATAATGAGCGCAAACTTGAGTAAAGAACTCCGAAAAGAATACAACAGAAGATCATTACCAGTAAGAAAAGGAGACAAAGTAGAGATAATGCGCGGAGACTTCAAAGGACACCAAGGAAGAATAGAGAAAGTAGACCTCAAAAATTATAAGGTCTATGTGGAGGGCGCCACCATACAAAAAGTAGACGGAACCACCACATACTTCCCAATACACCCCTCCAACCTGCAGATAATAGAATTAAACCTAGAAGATGAAAAAAGAATCAAAGTATTAGAACGGAAGGGATAA
- the rplV gene encoding 50S ribosomal protein L22, protein MARIKYAYKVEDEAKIARATGFRLQISPKHAVEICRELKGMKLEEAKDYLKEVIQMKRPVPFKRYNRKVGHRRGLEGWDSGRYPVKAAKHILKVLENAEANAEYKGLDTENLKIIHISSHRGQPIRGWIPRAFGRATPFNRPTTHIQVVLGEA, encoded by the coding sequence ATGGCTAGGATCAAATACGCTTATAAAGTAGAGGATGAGGCCAAAATAGCGAGAGCAACCGGGTTCAGACTCCAAATCTCCCCAAAGCATGCAGTGGAAATCTGCAGAGAACTCAAAGGGATGAAACTAGAAGAAGCCAAAGACTACCTCAAAGAAGTCATCCAAATGAAACGACCAGTACCATTCAAGCGATACAACAGGAAAGTAGGACACCGCAGGGGACTTGAAGGATGGGACAGTGGCAGATACCCAGTCAAAGCAGCTAAACACATACTAAAAGTCCTCGAGAATGCGGAGGCCAACGCAGAATACAAAGGACTAGACACAGAAAACTTGAAAATAATCCACATATCAAGTCACAGAGGACAACCAATAAGGGGATGGATCCCAAGGGCATTCGGGAGAGCCACACCATTCAACAGGCCAACAACACACATCCAAGTAGTGCTAGGGGAGGCTTAA
- a CDS encoding 50S ribosomal protein L2, whose product MGKRLRSQRLGRGTPTYRSASHRFKAKIKYKSQEETLKGKVVDIIHDPGRTAPIARIKYDNGEEDYILAPESIRIGEEIYHGTSAPIKPGNVLELREIPEGTPIYNIENQPGDGGKLVRSSGTYASLITHDIDKVVIELPSGELKALNPKCRATIGVVAGGGRREKPFLKAGKKYHALKAKGKKSVVVRGVAMNAVDHPHGGGNRQHPGKPTTVSKHAPPGRKVGSIAAKRTGKRR is encoded by the coding sequence ATGGGTAAAAGATTAAGATCACAGAGGCTTGGGAGGGGAACACCAACATATAGGAGCGCCTCCCACCGATTCAAGGCAAAAATAAAATACAAATCCCAAGAAGAAACCTTGAAGGGTAAAGTAGTTGATATAATCCACGATCCTGGGAGAACAGCCCCCATAGCCAGGATAAAGTATGACAACGGCGAAGAAGACTACATACTAGCACCAGAGAGCATCAGAATCGGGGAAGAAATATACCATGGAACCTCAGCACCAATAAAACCAGGTAACGTTTTAGAACTCAGAGAAATCCCAGAGGGGACACCAATCTACAACATAGAAAACCAACCAGGAGATGGTGGGAAACTCGTAAGATCATCAGGCACTTACGCTTCACTAATCACTCATGACATCGACAAAGTAGTTATAGAATTACCATCAGGAGAACTGAAAGCCCTAAACCCAAAATGTAGGGCCACAATTGGCGTAGTAGCGGGTGGAGGGCGTAGAGAAAAACCATTCCTCAAAGCAGGTAAAAAATATCATGCTCTCAAGGCCAAGGGTAAAAAATCTGTTGTGGTGAGAGGCGTTGCAATGAACGCCGTAGACCACCCACACGGTGGAGGTAACAGACAACACCCAGGCAAACCCACAACAGTATCGAAACACGCGCCACCAGGAAGAAAAGTTGGTTCAATCGCAGCTAAAAGAACCGGGAAAAGAAGATAA
- a CDS encoding 50S ribosomal protein L14, with product MKAIAANVTRALPVGAKLHCADNTGARELEIIAVKGYKGVRRRLPAAGVGDMIVVSVKKGTVDMRREVLNAVIIRQKKEYRRPDGLRVKFEDNAAVIVNPDGSLKGSEIRGPVAKEAATRWPSIGSAASIIV from the coding sequence ATGAAGGCCATAGCAGCAAATGTCACCAGGGCACTGCCCGTAGGCGCGAAACTACACTGCGCGGACAACACAGGAGCCCGAGAACTTGAAATAATAGCAGTTAAAGGTTACAAAGGTGTTCGAAGAAGGCTCCCAGCAGCTGGCGTAGGTGACATGATAGTAGTATCAGTGAAAAAAGGTACCGTGGACATGCGAAGAGAAGTACTAAACGCGGTCATAATAAGACAAAAAAAAGAATACAGGAGACCAGACGGGCTAAGGGTCAAATTTGAGGATAATGCCGCCGTCATCGTAAACCCAGACGGGAGCCTGAAAGGCTCGGAGATAAGAGGACCCGTTGCGAAAGAAGCAGCCACGAGATGGCCTAGTATAGGCAGCGCAGCCAGCATAATAGTATAA
- the rpsE gene encoding 30S ribosomal protein S5 yields MNFDIEEWEPKTSLGQRVKEGEITSIDEIFEEGLPIMELEIIDALLPDLEEEVIDVNLVQRMHKSGRKVNFRVIVAVGNKDGYVGLGQGKAREVGPAIRKAVDDAKFNIIKVRRGCGDWGCACGREHTIPFRVTGKSGSVRVTLLPAPGGVGLAIGDVGKTILRLAGIEDIWSRTKGQTQTTINFAKATFNALKQLSKIKAAEKDLKKLGVTTA; encoded by the coding sequence ATGAACTTTGACATAGAAGAATGGGAGCCAAAAACAAGCCTAGGACAAAGGGTGAAAGAAGGAGAAATCACAAGCATAGACGAAATATTCGAAGAAGGGCTCCCCATAATGGAATTAGAAATAATAGACGCATTACTCCCAGACCTCGAAGAAGAAGTCATAGACGTTAACCTAGTCCAAAGAATGCACAAATCAGGAAGAAAAGTAAACTTCAGAGTCATAGTAGCAGTTGGAAACAAGGACGGCTACGTAGGACTAGGACAAGGAAAAGCAAGAGAAGTCGGACCAGCCATAAGAAAAGCAGTAGATGATGCTAAATTCAACATAATCAAGGTTAGAAGAGGATGTGGAGACTGGGGATGCGCATGTGGCCGAGAACACACCATACCATTCAGAGTCACAGGTAAAAGCGGAAGCGTCAGAGTCACCCTCCTACCAGCGCCAGGAGGAGTAGGACTCGCCATAGGAGACGTTGGAAAAACAATACTCAGACTCGCAGGGATAGAAGACATATGGTCCAGGACAAAAGGACAGACACAAACAACAATAAACTTTGCAAAGGCAACCTTCAACGCCCTAAAACAACTAAGCAAGATAAAAGCAGCAGAAAAAGACCTTAAAAAACTTGGAGTCACCACAGCATAA
- the yciH gene encoding stress response translation initiation inhibitor YciH, translating to MKICEVCGLPKELCVCEEIAREIQRVKVYTVRRRFGKIMTLIEGINEQEIDIKELTKTLKAKCACGGTAKEGRIELQGDHKKKVKKVLVELGFSPDTIEIR from the coding sequence ATGAAAATCTGCGAGGTATGCGGTCTTCCAAAAGAATTATGCGTCTGTGAAGAGATAGCAAGAGAAATACAGAGAGTAAAAGTGTACACAGTAAGAAGAAGATTCGGAAAAATCATGACATTAATCGAGGGCATCAACGAGCAAGAAATAGACATAAAAGAGCTCACAAAGACGCTAAAAGCCAAATGCGCATGTGGGGGAACAGCCAAAGAGGGTAGAATAGAATTACAAGGAGACCATAAAAAGAAGGTCAAAAAAGTTCTAGTGGAATTAGGCTTCTCCCCAGACACCATAGAGATAAGATGA
- the rpsS gene encoding 30S ribosomal protein S19 has translation MARREFRYRGYRLNELQKMPLDDVIKLFPSRQRRSLKRGFLPRQKKLLEKIRKVKKEAKKSGRQPIIRTHCRDMIILPEMVGLTFGIHNGKDFVEVKIQPEMIGHYLGEFAPTRKKVEHGDPGMGATRSSMFVPLK, from the coding sequence TTGGCACGTAGAGAATTCAGGTACAGAGGTTACCGATTAAATGAATTACAGAAAATGCCCCTAGATGATGTGATAAAACTATTCCCATCCAGACAAAGAAGATCCTTAAAAAGAGGATTCTTACCAAGACAAAAAAAATTATTGGAAAAAATAAGAAAAGTTAAAAAAGAGGCGAAAAAGAGCGGAAGACAACCCATTATAAGAACCCACTGCAGGGACATGATAATACTCCCAGAGATGGTGGGTTTAACCTTTGGCATACATAATGGGAAAGACTTCGTAGAAGTGAAAATCCAACCAGAGATGATAGGACACTACCTTGGAGAATTCGCACCAACAAGAAAAAAGGTTGAACACGGAGACCCAGGAATGGGCGCGACCAGATCATCCATGTTCGTTCCTCTGAAATAA
- a CDS encoding 50S ribosomal protein L6 — translation MAVAAILREEIPIPDNVEVTIDHKITVKGPKGEVSREFDQHNIKIDKEDDKIILEVKFPRKRDKAMLGTIKAHINNMITGVTRGFTYKMKIVYAHFPMTVKVQGDKVIIENFLGERHPRKAKILGDTKVQVKGDEVHITGIDKEHVGQTMANIEQATKIKRRDPRVFQDGIYLVSKG, via the coding sequence ATGGCCGTAGCAGCAATACTCCGGGAAGAAATCCCAATCCCAGACAATGTAGAGGTCACCATAGACCACAAAATAACAGTAAAAGGGCCTAAAGGGGAAGTATCCCGCGAATTCGACCAACACAACATAAAAATAGATAAAGAAGATGACAAAATCATCCTAGAAGTTAAATTCCCACGTAAAAGGGACAAGGCAATGCTCGGGACCATCAAAGCCCACATAAACAATATGATAACAGGAGTAACTAGAGGATTCACTTATAAGATGAAAATAGTCTACGCACACTTCCCCATGACAGTCAAAGTCCAAGGAGACAAGGTCATAATCGAAAACTTCCTAGGTGAAAGACACCCCCGCAAAGCAAAAATCCTAGGGGACACCAAAGTGCAAGTAAAAGGCGACGAAGTCCACATAACCGGAATAGACAAAGAACACGTTGGACAGACAATGGCAAACATAGAACAGGCCACAAAAATCAAAAGAAGAGACCCAAGAGTATTCCAGGATGGCATATACCTCGTAAGTAAAGGGTGA
- a CDS encoding 50S ribosomal protein L23 gives MDPYKIIIKPHVTEKTMNLIDQNNELTFIVNRGSNRSEIKTAFEELFAVKVERVNTQITHKGEKIAYIKLAKEHNAEDIAVKLGVF, from the coding sequence ATGGATCCATACAAGATCATAATAAAACCCCATGTAACAGAAAAAACTATGAACCTAATAGACCAAAATAATGAATTAACATTCATAGTCAATAGGGGAAGTAACAGGTCAGAGATAAAAACGGCCTTTGAAGAACTTTTCGCCGTGAAAGTTGAAAGGGTTAACACACAAATCACCCATAAAGGTGAAAAAATAGCATATATAAAATTGGCCAAGGAACACAACGCAGAGGACATAGCAGTTAAACTAGGCGTATTCTAA
- the rpmC gene encoding 50S ribosomal protein L29 encodes MAILKSDEIREMDSEELYKKLDELKAEYSKYLSKSAATGAPESPGKMRELRRTIARVLTIMKEK; translated from the coding sequence ATGGCCATCTTAAAAAGTGATGAGATAAGGGAGATGGACTCTGAAGAACTTTATAAAAAGTTAGATGAACTGAAGGCAGAATATTCAAAATACTTATCTAAAAGCGCGGCTACAGGAGCCCCTGAAAGTCCTGGTAAAATGCGCGAACTTAGAAGGACGATAGCGAGAGTTCTCACAATCATGAAAGAAAAATAG
- a CDS encoding 50S ribosomal protein L19e — protein MNLTTQKRLAAEILKVGTNRVWIDPERVDEVSTAITRESIKQLIKDGAIKAQPKKGISSYRSKKIKEQKRKGRRKGKGSIKGAKGARRPRKREWISTIRALRKDLKKMRDKRQINKTTYRKLYKMAKGGAFRSKSYMKTYARDHDMLR, from the coding sequence ATGAATCTCACCACTCAAAAGAGACTAGCTGCAGAAATACTCAAAGTAGGAACAAACAGGGTATGGATAGACCCTGAAAGAGTTGACGAGGTTTCAACAGCAATAACTAGAGAAAGCATAAAACAACTAATAAAAGATGGAGCCATAAAAGCCCAACCCAAAAAGGGTATAAGCAGTTACAGATCCAAGAAGATAAAAGAGCAGAAAAGGAAGGGCAGAAGGAAAGGAAAAGGCAGTATAAAAGGGGCTAAAGGTGCTAGAAGACCACGTAAGAGGGAGTGGATAAGCACTATAAGGGCTCTGAGGAAAGACCTTAAAAAAATGAGGGATAAAAGGCAAATAAACAAGACTACATATCGTAAACTTTACAAAATGGCTAAAGGCGGGGCTTTCAGGAGCAAATCCTACATGAAAACCTATGCCAGAGACCATGACATGCTAAGATAA
- a CDS encoding 30S ribosomal protein S17: MIGIDVPEPKSKCNDPNCPFHGNLKVRGRILEGIVTSDKAERTVTVERSYYQFLPKYERYEKRRSKIKAHKPDCIDVKIGDTVKIAECRPLSKTKSFVVVEVKGEK; the protein is encoded by the coding sequence ATGATCGGCATCGACGTCCCAGAACCAAAATCAAAATGTAACGATCCTAACTGTCCATTCCATGGTAACCTAAAGGTTAGGGGCAGAATACTAGAAGGTATAGTTACCAGTGACAAGGCAGAAAGGACAGTTACGGTAGAGAGAAGCTACTACCAGTTCCTGCCAAAATATGAAAGATATGAGAAGAGAAGATCAAAGATCAAAGCCCACAAACCCGACTGCATCGACGTCAAAATTGGGGATACAGTAAAGATTGCAGAATGCAGACCCCTAAGCAAAACAAAAAGTTTCGTTGTAGTTGAAGTGAAAGGAGAGAAATAA
- a CDS encoding 50S ribosomal protein L30 has product MFAVIRVRGSVGVKKDIKDTLAMLRLHRINHAVIVEETPDYKGMLQKAKDYITWGEINKETLASMIQKRGRLPGNKKITKEHIKDKGYSTFKELAEAILKGKTKLEDLDIKPVFRLQPPRKGYESVKKSFKEGGSLGYRGDKINELIQRMI; this is encoded by the coding sequence ATGTTCGCAGTCATAAGAGTGAGGGGCTCCGTGGGCGTGAAAAAAGACATCAAGGACACCCTCGCAATGCTAAGATTACACCGGATCAACCATGCAGTAATAGTCGAGGAAACACCAGACTACAAAGGCATGCTACAAAAAGCAAAAGACTACATAACATGGGGAGAAATAAACAAAGAAACACTAGCATCAATGATACAAAAAAGGGGCAGATTACCAGGTAACAAAAAAATCACAAAAGAACACATAAAAGATAAAGGCTATTCAACATTCAAAGAACTCGCAGAAGCCATACTCAAAGGAAAAACCAAACTCGAAGACCTTGACATAAAACCAGTATTCAGACTCCAACCACCCAGAAAAGGCTATGAAAGCGTGAAAAAATCATTCAAAGAAGGTGGAAGCCTAGGCTACAGAGGAGATAAAATAAACGAACTAATACAACGAATGATATAA
- a CDS encoding 30S ribosomal protein S3, with protein MIEKDFVTEGLRRTKIDEYLEKELERAGYGGMDIQVTPLGTMVVVYAERPGMVIGRGGKTVRAITQKLKNKFKLENPQVEVKEVEVPELNPRIMAHKIAAMLQRGMHFRRVAYTAMRRIMAAGAQGVEITISGKIRGARAAMAKFTDGYIKKCGEPAIEFVKEGFATVQLKPGVLGVYVRIMPPDAKLPDDVEIKTPKIEEKTTEEEEGGLEEELEEVEEEGLEEELEELEELEEELEEVEEAKKE; from the coding sequence ATGATCGAAAAAGACTTCGTCACAGAAGGACTTAGAAGGACAAAAATCGACGAATACTTAGAAAAGGAACTTGAAAGAGCAGGTTATGGTGGTATGGACATACAAGTAACACCACTAGGTACCATGGTAGTGGTCTATGCTGAAAGACCAGGCATGGTAATCGGACGAGGAGGCAAAACAGTCCGTGCCATAACCCAGAAACTCAAAAACAAGTTCAAACTAGAAAACCCCCAAGTAGAAGTTAAAGAAGTTGAAGTACCCGAATTAAACCCGAGGATAATGGCCCATAAGATCGCTGCCATGCTCCAGAGAGGCATGCACTTCAGGAGAGTGGCCTACACAGCCATGAGGAGGATAATGGCCGCCGGCGCCCAAGGAGTTGAGATAACAATCTCAGGGAAGATAAGAGGTGCCAGGGCAGCTATGGCCAAATTCACAGATGGTTATATTAAAAAGTGTGGCGAACCAGCCATAGAATTTGTCAAGGAAGGATTCGCCACAGTACAATTAAAACCTGGAGTACTTGGGGTGTATGTGCGTATAATGCCCCCTGATGCCAAACTACCTGATGACGTGGAGATCAAAACGCCAAAAATTGAAGAAAAGACCACAGAAGAGGAAGAAGGGGGATTAGAGGAAGAATTAGAGGAAGTGGAAGAAGAAGGATTAGAGGAAGAACTGGAAGAATTGGAAGAACTAGAGGAAGAATTAGAGGAAGTGGAAGAAGCTAAAAAAGAGTGA
- a CDS encoding 30S ribosomal protein S4e, with product MAKMGSRKHLKRFKSPRHWPIPPKESKWTVKPSPGPHSMENSLPLLIIVRDILGVADTSREAKKIINSGEIFIDGRPRKDYKFPVGFMDVVEIPKTGETYRVGLSKKGALTLHPIKEEDKNFKLCKIIKKTTLKGGKTQLNLHDGRNHIVDENFKVGDVIKLKIPQQEIIDSISFKEGNIGLVTGGKHTGEIGTIKKITITRSSMPNTVIIETHDKKSFMTLKDYVFVIGEKEPLIQLGG from the coding sequence ATGGCTAAAATGGGATCAAGAAAACATCTTAAACGTTTCAAATCACCTAGACATTGGCCAATACCACCAAAAGAAAGTAAATGGACTGTTAAACCATCACCAGGACCTCATAGCATGGAGAACTCACTACCATTACTTATAATAGTAAGAGATATCCTAGGAGTGGCTGATACTTCCAGAGAAGCCAAAAAGATAATAAACAGTGGAGAAATCTTCATAGATGGGCGTCCAAGGAAAGATTACAAATTCCCAGTCGGTTTCATGGACGTTGTCGAAATACCAAAAACAGGCGAAACCTACAGAGTAGGCCTCAGCAAAAAGGGCGCCCTAACACTCCACCCGATAAAAGAAGAGGACAAAAATTTCAAATTATGCAAGATCATCAAAAAAACAACATTAAAAGGTGGGAAGACACAACTCAACCTCCATGATGGACGCAACCATATAGTTGATGAAAACTTCAAAGTAGGAGATGTTATAAAACTCAAAATCCCACAACAAGAAATAATAGATTCAATAAGCTTCAAAGAGGGTAACATCGGATTAGTTACCGGCGGTAAACACACAGGGGAAATAGGAACCATCAAAAAGATAACAATCACAAGATCATCAATGCCCAACACAGTAATCATAGAAACCCATGATAAAAAAAGTTTCATGACACTCAAAGACTACGTATTCGTCATCGGAGAAAAAGAACCACTCATACAACTAGGAGGATAA
- a CDS encoding 50S ribosomal protein L32e, with the protein MKKRFKRQEYARYKKLGEKWRKPKGKTSKMRRYEKGKPAMPSIGYRKPKKERGLHPSGYKDVLIRNLEEIESLDPEGEAARIASTVGARKKKLIIERAKELGIKILNP; encoded by the coding sequence ATGAAAAAAAGATTCAAAAGACAAGAGTATGCAAGATACAAAAAATTGGGCGAAAAATGGAGAAAACCCAAGGGCAAAACCAGTAAAATGAGAAGATACGAAAAAGGAAAACCTGCAATGCCATCCATAGGATACAGGAAACCCAAGAAAGAAAGAGGATTACACCCTTCAGGTTACAAGGACGTACTAATCAGAAACTTGGAGGAAATAGAATCTCTAGACCCTGAAGGGGAGGCTGCTAGGATAGCATCCACAGTAGGCGCCAGGAAAAAAAAGCTAATCATAGAAAGGGCCAAAGAGTTAGGCATTAAAATTCTGAACCCCTAA
- a CDS encoding 50S ribosomal protein L5, which translates to MNPMEQVRIAKVTLNIGVGEGGERLARAEKLLETMTGQKPVKTISKVTNPEFGIRKKQPIGCKVTLRGKKAEEIIRKFLDGIGNKLKASQFDDQGNVSMGIEEHIDMPGMKYDPDIGIFGMDLSITFEKPGYRISRRRIQKRKVPRKHRVTREEAIKFMKEKFNVKIIG; encoded by the coding sequence ATGAACCCCATGGAACAAGTGAGAATAGCAAAGGTAACCCTGAACATAGGCGTTGGAGAAGGAGGGGAAAGACTAGCAAGAGCAGAGAAACTACTAGAAACCATGACAGGACAAAAGCCAGTTAAAACAATATCAAAGGTGACAAACCCAGAATTCGGCATAAGAAAAAAGCAGCCAATAGGCTGCAAAGTAACACTGAGGGGAAAAAAAGCCGAAGAAATAATCAGGAAATTCTTAGATGGCATCGGCAACAAACTCAAAGCAAGCCAATTCGATGACCAAGGAAACGTTTCAATGGGGATAGAAGAACACATAGACATGCCAGGGATGAAATACGATCCAGACATTGGAATATTCGGGATGGACCTTTCAATAACATTCGAAAAACCCGGATACAGGATAAGCAGGCGCAGAATACAAAAAAGGAAAGTTCCAAGAAAACATAGAGTAACACGAGAAGAAGCCATCAAATTCATGAAAGAAAAATTCAACGTCAAAATAATAGGGTGA
- a CDS encoding 50S ribosomal protein L18: MAHGPRYRLPFRRRREGKTDYRARYKLVDAGKLRFIVRVTNYHVITQIAKVGKIGDETLISAHSKQLQKLGWLANTNNISAAYLTGYLCGKKALKEGIKEAILDIGLRPPVKGSRVFAALKGAVDAGLKVPHSETILPDESRIRGEHIAEYAKSLDETEAKKKFSKYFERGLSPTRLPEHFEEIKKKIDEVIS; the protein is encoded by the coding sequence TTGGCACACGGGCCCAGATACAGATTACCCTTCAGAAGACGCAGAGAAGGGAAAACAGATTACAGGGCAAGGTACAAATTAGTAGATGCCGGTAAATTAAGATTCATTGTAAGAGTAACCAACTATCATGTTATAACCCAAATAGCTAAAGTTGGTAAAATAGGAGATGAAACACTCATTTCAGCCCACTCAAAACAATTACAAAAACTCGGATGGCTAGCTAACACTAATAATATAAGTGCAGCCTACCTAACAGGATACCTATGCGGCAAAAAAGCCCTAAAAGAGGGGATCAAAGAGGCCATCTTAGACATAGGCCTAAGACCACCAGTTAAGGGCTCGCGGGTCTTCGCAGCCCTTAAAGGTGCTGTGGATGCAGGGTTAAAAGTGCCACACAGTGAAACCATCCTACCAGACGAATCAAGGATAAGAGGAGAACACATAGCAGAATATGCAAAATCACTAGACGAAACAGAAGCGAAAAAAAAGTTCTCCAAATACTTCGAAAGGGGACTTTCCCCAACAAGATTACCAGAGCACTTTGAAGAAATCAAAAAGAAAATAGATGAGGTAATATCATGA